The following DNA comes from Candidatus Binatia bacterium.
CCGAGCAGGCCGGCCTCGTCTTCGTCGGGCCGACGCCCGAGGCGATCGAGGCCATGGGCGACAAGATCCGCGCGCGCGAGGCCGCGCAAAAAGCCGGCGTTCCGGTGCTGCCGTCGGCGCCGGTCACTGGCGACGCCGCAAAGGACCGCGCGGCGGCCGAAAAGCTCGGGTTCCCGGTGCTCGTCAAGGCGGCGGCCGGGGGAGGCGGGCGCGGCATGCGCCGGGTGGACGATTCGGCGTCGCTCGTCGATGCGATCCGTTCGGCCGAGCGCGAAGCCGGCTCGGCATTCGGCGATGCGCGCGTCTACATCGAAAAGTTCGTCGTCGGGCCCCGCCACATCGAGATCCAGGTATTCGGCGACAGCCACGGCCGCGTGCTTCATCTCGGCGAGCGCGAATGCTCGGTGCAGCGGCGCCACCAGAAAATCATCGAAGAGGCACCTTCGCCTGTCGTCGACGCGGCGCTGCGCGAAAAGATGGGATCAGCCGCAGCGGGGCTGGCAGCGTCGATCGGCTATCGCGGCGCAGGCACCGTCGAGTTCGTGACCGCTCCCGACGGCAGATTCTACTTCCTCGAGGTCAATACCCGCCTGCAGGTCGAGCACGCGGTGACCGAAGCCCTTACCAGCACCGATCTCGTGCGCTGGCAGCTCGAGATCGCGGCGGGCGGACGGCTTCCCGAGCGTGCGCCGTCGCCGCGCGGCCACGCGATCGAATGCCGCGTTTGCGCCGAAGATCCCGCCAACGGTTTCCTGCCTTCACTCGGCCTCGTGCGCCGGGTCGAGCATCCGCGCGGAGTCGGCGTTCGCGTGGACACTGCGCTGAGGGACGGATGGCGCGTGCCGGTCGAGTACGACTCGATGCTGGCCAAGGTCATCACGTGGGCACCCGACCGCACCCAGGCCACACGGCGCATGATCGAGG
Coding sequences within:
- a CDS encoding biotin carboxylase N-terminal domain-containing protein, producing MTRPIRKLLVANRSEIACRIAQTAREAGIATVAVYSEPDTDGEHVRACDEAVALGGRTSAESYLDQDKILAAARTSGADAIHPGYGFLAENSGFARRAEQAGLVFVGPTPEAIEAMGDKIRAREAAQKAGVPVLPSAPVTGDAAKDRAAAEKLGFPVLVKAAAGGGGRGMRRVDDSASLVDAIRSAEREAGSAFGDARVYIEKFVVGPRHIEIQVFGDSHGRVLHLGERECSVQRRHQKIIEEAPSPVVDAALREKMGSAAAGLAASIGYRGAGTVEFVTAPDGRFYFLEVNTRLQVEHAVTEALTSTDLVRWQLEIAAGGRLPERAPSPRGHAIECRVCAEDPANGFLPSLGLVRRVEHPRGVGVRVDTALRDGWRVPVEYDSMLAKVITWAPDRTQATRRMIEALEGFPIVGFTTNVAFLIELLRSERFAQAQFFTTTIDGEYRDWKPDDAASFDAVAAAVALLVRSGATRSSAATTADGAASIPSPWETLGAWRVGGGS